From one Flavobacterium kingsejongi genomic stretch:
- a CDS encoding transposase, protein MGGFFGVNGKKLQRQYKKYLSSFSTWAPREHAHEWIIYPENIGTHLSIDEVALSQGELFTIVTNKEARGKKGCLVAIVAGTKADQVIEHICKIDYKKRSWVQEITLDMANSMKLISKKCFPKAVQVTDRFHVQKLALEALQEIRIKYRWEAMDTENRLILQAKRENKTYRPDLLSNGDSVKQLLARSRYVLYKSRNKWTERQNERAQLLFSLYPDIKKAYSLTQQLRGIYNNHNNKHVAMTKLAHWYRNVEESGFKNFNILLNTITVNYQSILNYFDNRSTNASAESFNAKVKAFRSQFRGVRKVDFFLFRLSNLFG, encoded by the coding sequence ATTGGAGGTTTCTTTGGAGTCAATGGGAAAAAATTACAAAGACAATACAAAAAATATTTAAGCTCCTTTAGTACGTGGGCTCCACGTGAACATGCACATGAGTGGATTATTTATCCTGAAAATATAGGTACCCACTTGTCAATTGATGAAGTAGCCTTGTCTCAGGGTGAGCTTTTTACTATTGTAACCAATAAGGAAGCTAGAGGTAAAAAAGGTTGCCTAGTTGCTATTGTTGCAGGGACAAAGGCAGATCAGGTCATTGAACATATCTGTAAAATTGATTACAAAAAAAGAAGTTGGGTTCAAGAAATAACACTTGACATGGCTAATTCCATGAAGTTGATTTCCAAAAAATGTTTTCCAAAAGCGGTACAGGTGACCGATAGATTTCATGTTCAAAAATTGGCTCTAGAAGCATTACAGGAGATTAGAATAAAATATCGTTGGGAAGCGATGGATACTGAGAATCGATTGATATTACAAGCGAAAAGAGAAAACAAAACTTATCGCCCAGATCTTTTATCTAATGGAGACTCTGTAAAACAGTTGCTCGCCAGAAGTAGATATGTTCTTTATAAATCCCGCAATAAATGGACCGAAAGACAAAATGAACGAGCCCAATTGTTATTTAGCTTATATCCCGATATTAAAAAAGCATACAGTTTAACCCAACAACTACGAGGTATTTACAACAATCATAACAATAAACACGTTGCGATGACAAAACTGGCACATTGGTACAGGAATGTAGAGGAGTCAGGGTTTAAAAATTTTAATATCCTTTTAAATACTATAACGGTTAATTACCAGTCAATCTTAAACTATTTTGACAATAGAAGTACAAATGCTTCAGCAGAATCTTTTAATGCTAAAGTAAAAGCATTTAGAAGTCAATTTAGAGGAGTGCGTAAAGTAGATTTCTTCTTATTTAGATTATCTAATCTTTTTGGGTAA
- a CDS encoding transposase — protein MTPIELLKFMLPDFLVDHFEVVSSTNTEEILHLYFEEHAKPPSEFNGLQLISKGFQDEITIQDFPLRGKFVYLHIKRRRWTNKDTSEIVKRDWNLVAKGTRMTQEFAAFLKEINR, from the coding sequence ATGACCCCTATAGAGCTTTTGAAGTTTATGCTTCCTGATTTTTTAGTTGACCATTTTGAAGTGGTTTCTTCTACTAATACAGAAGAAATATTACACCTATACTTTGAAGAGCATGCCAAACCTCCGTCAGAATTTAATGGACTTCAGTTAATCTCAAAGGGTTTCCAGGATGAGATCACTATTCAGGACTTTCCTTTGAGAGGGAAGTTTGTGTATCTACACATCAAAAGACGTCGCTGGACCAATAAAGACACAAGTGAGATCGTTAAAAGAGATTGGAATCTAGTTGCCAAGGGAACCCGCATGACTCAGGAGTTTGCGGCTTTTTTAAAAGAAATTAATAGATAA
- a CDS encoding DUF4369 domain-containing protein yields the protein MKKTFIALLALCTFIACTKEKTNLHLTGNVKGLTQGTLYIKKIQDSVLVSLDTIKIDGDSNFKADLYVETPELYYLFLDRGVTNSLDNSILFFAEPGKMNIQTELEGFLTKAKITGSENQKLFEEFKKMKSRFNDQNLALVEKGIRASMKNDTATLDSINKEQDKLTIRTYRFTANYALTHGNYEIAPYLALSEIYDMNTKYLDTIQKTMSPKVAASKYGKLLTKFVADRKKDDTAASKAKEIAKP from the coding sequence ATGAAAAAGACATTTATAGCCTTATTGGCTTTATGCACATTTATCGCCTGTACTAAAGAGAAGACTAATTTACACCTCACCGGAAATGTAAAAGGCCTTACACAGGGAACATTATACATCAAGAAAATACAGGATAGTGTCTTAGTAAGTCTTGACACCATAAAAATTGATGGTGATTCCAATTTCAAAGCTGATCTGTATGTGGAAACACCTGAATTATACTATCTATTTTTAGACAGAGGTGTCACCAATTCATTAGACAACAGTATTCTTTTCTTTGCTGAACCTGGGAAAATGAACATACAAACTGAATTGGAAGGTTTCCTGACTAAAGCTAAAATTACAGGATCTGAAAACCAGAAACTATTTGAGGAATTCAAAAAAATGAAATCCCGCTTCAATGATCAAAATCTGGCTTTAGTAGAAAAAGGAATACGGGCCTCGATGAAAAATGATACAGCCACTTTAGACAGTATCAATAAAGAACAGGACAAATTAACGATCAGAACCTATCGTTTTACGGCTAACTATGCACTAACGCATGGCAACTATGAAATTGCCCCTTATTTAGCTTTATCTGAGATCTATGATATGAATACGAAGTATTTGGATACCATTCAAAAAACAATGTCTCCAAAAGTAGCAGCATCCAAATATGGAAAATTACTTACGAAGTTTGTTGCAGACCGTAAGAAAGATGATACTGCAGCCTCCAAAGCCAAGGAAATCGCCAAGCCTTAA
- a CDS encoding peptidase M61 — MKKILYTAALLSMLWSCKPGQQTTSGTSKSDEVQVTLDLQNVKDDKVAVTVITPKFTTEQATYHLPKIVPGTYSEDDYGRFIDDLKAYDAKGNLLTVTKGDVNTWTVSNAKALTKITYLVNDTYDIETTHEIFSPAGTNISPDNYMINTHGFIGYFDTKTETPYQLTVLHPTTLWGATSMTDTDASTTSDVFTTARYAELVENPIMYAKPDYTTFTVEGMDILISVYSPNGLITAESITPEMKTMITAQKRFLGKFNATKKYSVLIYLSDMEKSDAHGFGALEHPTATTVVMPEAMPKDQLVESLKDIVSHEFFHIVTPLSIHSKEIQYFDYNNPKMSEHLWMYEGITEYFANLFQVNQGLITEDDFYHRMAEKIVNSKRYDDTMPFTKMSRDVLKKPYKDAYANVYEKGALIAMCLDIQIRESSNGQRGILDLMQKLSKEYGNSKPFNDSELFAKVTELTYPEVGAFLDKYVAGNTPIPYATYFAKMGVSEATTKVPENVFLKDGSPFITINPDTKEILFVPGAPLNEFFTTLGAKGGDILASFNGTSYNQDTIYEMIMSSENLKQNDPVTVTVKRNGKEIVLKGKAKLSMVDSKGLQATDNAKTALRESWLKG, encoded by the coding sequence ATGAAAAAAATACTGTATACTGCTGCACTTTTATCGATGCTATGGAGTTGTAAACCTGGTCAACAGACAACATCAGGCACTTCAAAATCCGACGAAGTACAGGTTACTCTCGATCTGCAAAATGTCAAAGATGATAAAGTGGCCGTTACCGTCATTACACCAAAATTCACTACCGAACAGGCTACCTATCATCTTCCCAAAATTGTTCCCGGAACCTATTCCGAAGATGATTATGGCCGCTTTATCGATGATCTGAAAGCTTACGATGCCAAAGGCAATTTACTTACAGTAACCAAAGGTGATGTGAATACCTGGACCGTATCCAATGCAAAAGCATTAACTAAAATCACCTACCTTGTTAACGACACTTACGATATTGAAACGACACATGAGATTTTTTCTCCTGCCGGAACAAATATCTCCCCGGACAATTATATGATCAATACTCATGGTTTTATAGGGTATTTTGACACCAAAACAGAAACACCCTACCAACTTACGGTATTGCACCCGACAACACTTTGGGGTGCCACTTCTATGACCGATACCGATGCCAGTACAACATCGGATGTTTTTACCACAGCGCGTTATGCTGAGCTGGTAGAAAATCCTATCATGTATGCGAAACCGGATTATACTACTTTCACTGTTGAAGGAATGGATATCCTGATCAGCGTTTATTCTCCTAATGGCCTGATTACGGCAGAAAGCATCACTCCGGAGATGAAAACTATGATAACGGCACAAAAACGGTTTTTAGGCAAATTCAATGCTACAAAAAAATACAGCGTCCTTATTTACCTTTCTGATATGGAAAAAAGCGATGCACACGGATTTGGTGCATTAGAACATCCTACAGCTACAACGGTTGTTATGCCGGAAGCCATGCCGAAAGACCAACTTGTAGAGAGTTTAAAAGATATTGTATCCCATGAGTTTTTCCATATTGTTACACCTTTGAGCATCCATTCCAAAGAAATTCAGTATTTCGATTATAACAATCCGAAAATGTCAGAGCATTTATGGATGTATGAAGGCATCACAGAATATTTCGCCAATCTTTTTCAGGTAAATCAGGGATTGATTACGGAAGATGATTTTTACCACCGCATGGCAGAAAAAATAGTCAATTCAAAACGTTATGATGACACCATGCCCTTTACAAAAATGAGCCGGGACGTTTTGAAAAAGCCCTATAAAGATGCTTATGCCAACGTATATGAAAAAGGAGCCCTAATCGCAATGTGCCTTGATATACAGATTCGCGAAAGCAGCAATGGCCAAAGAGGAATCTTAGATTTAATGCAAAAATTGTCTAAAGAATACGGTAACAGCAAGCCTTTTAATGACAGCGAGTTATTTGCAAAAGTTACCGAGCTTACCTATCCTGAAGTGGGCGCTTTCCTGGATAAATATGTTGCAGGCAATACACCGATTCCTTATGCCACCTATTTTGCTAAAATGGGCGTTAGCGAGGCGACAACGAAAGTACCTGAAAATGTTTTCCTAAAAGACGGTTCTCCTTTCATCACGATCAATCCGGATACTAAAGAAATTCTTTTTGTACCTGGCGCACCATTAAATGAATTTTTTACCACTTTAGGCGCTAAAGGTGGAGATATTTTGGCTTCTTTCAATGGCACAAGTTATAATCAGGACACGATTTATGAAATGATTATGTCCAGCGAAAACTTAAAGCAGAATGATCCTGTAACAGTTACCGTAAAACGCAATGGAAAAGAAATAGTACTTAAAGGCAAAGCCAAGTTAAGCATGGTTGATTCCAAAGGCCTCCAGGCAACAGATAATGCCAAAACAGCACTAAGAGAGTCCTGGCTAAAAGGATAA
- a CDS encoding DUF2805 domain-containing protein: MKKSKIVELDNEQIEKVIKIALEEKKPFELLKKEYGINEKEVSDLMQKKLSPDNYTLWKKKNAPKKPKPLSRDNFDDDLDGKYYIKNKLD; the protein is encoded by the coding sequence ATGAAAAAAAGTAAAATAGTAGAACTTGATAACGAACAGATCGAGAAAGTTATCAAAATAGCCTTGGAGGAAAAAAAACCTTTTGAGCTCCTTAAAAAGGAATATGGAATTAATGAGAAAGAAGTTTCTGATCTGATGCAGAAAAAACTTTCCCCTGATAATTATACCCTCTGGAAGAAAAAAAATGCGCCTAAAAAACCCAAACCACTGTCCCGTGATAATTTTGATGATGATCTGGATGGTAAATACTATATAAAAAATAAATTGGATTAA
- a CDS encoding DoxX family protein, with translation MTLPWHLYLMAFIYFFAGLNHFRVPRLYAKMIPPYIKSPVLMNQLSGAAEIILGIALCIPAISSYSAWGIILLLIAVFPANIQMLTDHKAALGLPKWLLIVRLPLQLVLMYWAYLYT, from the coding sequence ATGACGCTTCCCTGGCATCTTTATCTTATGGCCTTCATTTATTTTTTTGCAGGCCTTAACCATTTTCGTGTACCACGCCTGTATGCAAAAATGATCCCGCCCTATATTAAATCCCCCGTATTAATGAACCAACTGAGTGGTGCCGCAGAGATTATACTGGGCATCGCCTTGTGTATTCCTGCTATTTCAAGCTATTCAGCCTGGGGTATCATACTGTTGCTAATTGCAGTGTTTCCTGCCAATATCCAAATGCTAACCGATCACAAAGCCGCATTGGGACTGCCCAAATGGCTGCTAATCGTTCGGCTGCCCCTTCAATTAGTACTCATGTATTGGGCGTATCTTTATACCTAA
- a CDS encoding CHASE3 domain-containing protein yields MTKLSLKSKVDFIFIIIIGIFAILVYSTRNQSQLARDSRMIVHHTSSINTVLEKILSSTIDLETGSRGYTITGNENYLEVYNQGHKNLEIWLDSLRAMNELNRGQVLKLDTLERLIESKKQISALTIKTRKESGMDAAAAITKAGRGKEIMDSIRKSVAAYQNQSVKLLSANLNQSEVHVKSRNWNFTLFAICTFAILFFAYLQIRKNTERLILEKIIQTNLMTELTVQNQQLNDFANITIHDLRSPAGNITSLVATMEQDSTLEEYKVIFSMLRKVAQNLNESLNQLIEVLHLKKNKIIQQELLVFQDCYSRTIESLQGEILKSNALIKADFSQINSIMYSKIYLESIFQNLISNALKYRDPNRRPEITIHTEITKQTILLHVSDNGLGIDMSKNGSKLFGMKQIFHNHPEAKGIGLFIVKTQIENMKGRISVQS; encoded by the coding sequence ATGACAAAACTGTCTCTTAAAAGTAAAGTAGATTTTATTTTTATCATTATTATCGGGATTTTTGCGATTCTGGTATATTCTACCCGCAATCAATCCCAGCTTGCACGGGATAGCCGGATGATTGTACATCATACAAGTTCCATTAATACGGTACTCGAAAAAATATTATCCAGTACTATTGATTTAGAAACCGGAAGCCGTGGATATACTATTACAGGAAATGAAAATTACCTGGAAGTATACAACCAGGGGCATAAAAATCTCGAAATATGGCTCGATTCGCTTCGCGCTATGAATGAGCTCAACAGGGGCCAGGTGCTTAAGCTCGATACTTTGGAACGCCTCATTGAATCCAAAAAACAAATTAGCGCCCTCACCATTAAAACCCGTAAAGAATCGGGAATGGACGCTGCTGCTGCCATAACAAAAGCAGGACGGGGCAAAGAAATTATGGATTCTATCCGAAAATCTGTGGCCGCCTATCAGAATCAGTCGGTAAAATTACTTTCTGCCAACCTGAATCAATCGGAAGTTCATGTCAAATCCCGCAATTGGAATTTTACCCTTTTTGCAATCTGTACTTTTGCAATTCTATTTTTCGCTTACCTTCAAATCCGTAAAAATACAGAACGCCTGATTTTAGAAAAAATCATACAGACCAACCTGATGACAGAGCTTACAGTACAAAATCAGCAGCTGAATGACTTCGCCAATATTACCATTCACGATTTAAGATCACCAGCTGGCAATATTACTTCCTTAGTAGCAACAATGGAACAGGACAGTACGCTGGAAGAATACAAAGTGATTTTTTCAATGCTACGAAAAGTGGCACAAAATCTAAATGAATCACTGAACCAGCTTATCGAGGTGCTGCACCTCAAAAAGAATAAAATCATACAACAGGAATTATTAGTCTTTCAGGATTGTTATTCCCGTACTATTGAATCTTTACAGGGAGAAATCCTAAAATCCAATGCCCTTATCAAGGCTGATTTTTCCCAGATCAATTCCATCATGTATTCTAAAATATACCTCGAAAGTATTTTTCAGAATCTCATCAGTAATGCGCTGAAATACCGGGATCCTAATCGAAGACCGGAAATCACAATTCATACAGAAATAACGAAGCAAACCATACTATTACATGTAAGTGATAATGGACTGGGCATTGATATGTCTAAAAATGGATCGAAACTCTTCGGAATGAAACAGATATTCCACAATCATCCTGAAGCAAAAGGTATAGGCCTTTTCATTGTGAAGACGCAAATTGAAAATATGAAAGGTAGAATTTCAGTACAAAGCTAG
- a CDS encoding EamA family transporter, whose protein sequence is MSGNTTFKGILLVALGASSYGMLATFVKMAYDEGYTTSEVTLSQFALGILGMLLINLVQRSRKKNTVIAPTRKNIIQLMAAGTSLGFTSLFYYLAVRYIPVSIGIVLLMQTVWMSVVLEMTLTKKLPSVQKIVSTLIVLAGTVLATNILKNEVALDWRGIMWGVMAAVSFTMTMFTSNRIATELSSAQRSLFMLIGGSVVITGFAIYSYEGSFNFDILLRWGIILSLFGTIIPPMLLTAGFPKTGIGLGSIVSSLELPVSVMMAYVLLKEPVNALQWLGIVLILLAIVIMNIRFGKRQA, encoded by the coding sequence ATGTCAGGAAATACTACTTTTAAGGGAATACTATTAGTCGCATTAGGAGCATCCAGTTATGGAATGCTGGCCACTTTTGTAAAAATGGCTTATGATGAAGGCTACACTACTTCAGAAGTTACGCTATCCCAATTTGCCCTAGGTATACTCGGTATGCTGCTTATCAATCTGGTACAACGCAGCCGCAAAAAAAACACTGTCATTGCCCCTACACGCAAAAATATCATTCAGCTTATGGCTGCCGGAACTTCTTTGGGTTTTACCAGCCTCTTCTATTATTTGGCAGTACGTTATATTCCGGTATCTATTGGTATTGTCTTATTGATGCAAACCGTTTGGATGAGTGTCGTATTGGAAATGACCCTGACTAAAAAATTACCTTCTGTACAAAAAATCGTCTCTACCCTCATTGTACTCGCCGGTACTGTTTTAGCGACCAATATTCTTAAAAACGAAGTTGCACTGGACTGGAGAGGAATCATGTGGGGCGTTATGGCTGCTGTTTCGTTTACTATGACTATGTTTACATCCAACAGGATTGCAACAGAGTTATCTTCTGCACAACGAAGCCTGTTCATGCTTATTGGTGGATCAGTAGTGATTACGGGCTTTGCCATCTACAGCTATGAAGGTTCCTTCAACTTTGACATCCTCCTGCGATGGGGTATTATCTTATCCTTATTTGGTACCATCATCCCTCCAATGTTGTTGACGGCAGGTTTTCCCAAAACCGGAATCGGACTGGGAAGTATTGTTTCCTCATTGGAACTCCCGGTTTCTGTCATGATGGCCTATGTACTCCTTAAAGAACCTGTAAACGCATTGCAATGGTTAGGGATCGTATTAATATTACTGGCAATTGTGATTATGAATATCCGATTTGGGAAACGACAAGCCTGA
- a CDS encoding DUF1349 domain-containing protein produces MKKIMMMLAVLVAGLYTVHAQNQGMEWLNQPKKWSGDAKKLTYTVEPDTDFWQVTHYGFKRDNGPFYYVETKGDFEVSVKVSGNYSELFHQAGIMLRIDEKNWIKTGIEFVDGKQNISAVVTRDVSDWSVVPRNNSPKSVWLKVLRKGDYAEIKYSFDGEKYEMLRLAYFPPGVPVKVGMVAAAPGKVSFPVTFENFEIKAI; encoded by the coding sequence ATGAAAAAAATTATGATGATGCTCGCTGTTTTGGTGGCGGGATTGTACACAGTTCATGCTCAAAATCAGGGTATGGAATGGCTGAATCAGCCGAAAAAATGGTCAGGAGATGCAAAAAAATTAACGTATACTGTGGAACCTGATACTGACTTCTGGCAAGTGACACATTATGGGTTCAAGCGGGACAATGGGCCTTTTTATTACGTCGAGACCAAAGGCGATTTTGAAGTGAGTGTAAAAGTAAGTGGGAACTATTCAGAGCTCTTTCACCAGGCCGGGATCATGCTACGAATTGACGAAAAGAACTGGATTAAAACCGGGATTGAATTTGTAGATGGGAAACAAAACATCAGTGCGGTAGTAACCCGTGATGTTTCAGACTGGTCGGTGGTACCCCGGAATAATAGCCCGAAATCGGTATGGCTGAAAGTACTGCGCAAAGGAGATTATGCAGAAATAAAATACTCATTCGACGGAGAAAAATATGAAATGCTTCGTCTCGCTTATTTTCCTCCGGGTGTTCCGGTAAAAGTAGGGATGGTCGCTGCTGCTCCAGGTAAGGTATCGTTTCCGGTAACTTTTGAAAATTTTGAAATAAAAGCCATTTAA